From a single Larus michahellis chromosome 18, bLarMic1.1, whole genome shotgun sequence genomic region:
- the KRT222 gene encoding keratin-like protein KRT222 isoform X3: protein MDKDAEALKAARAELCEARRQWHHMQIEIESLHAVEKGLERSLRATEQQYHMQLQNLESEIECLEKELLDVRRGIEKQLQEHEILLNTRMKLEEEIATYRSLLEQEENRFRCTVGDQKDDKKPTTSKIAFTLPSDGVKKHETEKVELMTKQAILDGNIMKESAEAHGTVQTEKVDEVIKEWEGSFFKDNPRLRKKSVSLRFDLHLAATDEGCLHAKKKTLPDIEVRLPDLTVSEATSLTPMTAQIHPEL from the exons ATGGACAAAGATGCAGAGGCATTAAAGGCAGCCAGAGCAGAACTTTGTGAAGCGAGACGGCAGTGGCACCACATGCAGATTGAAATTGAATCTCTCCACGCTGTG gaaaagggTTTGGAACGTTCATTGCGTGCCACCGAGCAGCAGTACCACATGCAACTACAAAATTTAGAATCTGAGATTGAATGCTTAGAGAAAGAGCTCCTGGACGTGAGAAGAGGTATTGAGAAACAGCTGCAAGAGCATGAAATTCTCCTGAACACGAGGATGAAACTGGAGGAGGAGATAGCAACATATCGCAGTCTGCTTGAGCAAGAAGAGAACAG gtttcgTTGCACTGTAGGTGACCAGAAAGATGACAAAAAGCCTACCACTAGCAAGATTGCCTTTACACTGCCTTCAG atggTGTAAAGAAGCATGAAACTGAGAAGGTGGAACTGATGACAAAACAAGCAATCCTAGACGGAAATATTATGAAGGAAAGCGCTGAAGCTCACGGCACTGTACA GACAGAAAAAGTGGATGAAGTCATTAAAGAATGGGAAGGTTCTTTCTTTAAGGACAACCCCCGCTTAAGGAAAAAATCAGTTTCGTTGCGCTTTGATCTCCACCTAGCAGCAACGGATGAAGGATGTTTACACGCTAAAAAGAAAACTCTTCCCGACATCGAAGTCAGGCTG CCTGACCTCACGGTTTCTGAAGCCACCTCCCTGACCCCAATGACTGCACAAATTCATCCTGAGCTGTGA
- the KRT222 gene encoding keratin-like protein KRT222 isoform X1, giving the protein MELARLLSQSGAKYETLSTRNQIETVSPARTQLEEATIKRMDKDAEALKAARAELCEARRQWHHMQIEIESLHAVEKGLERSLRATEQQYHMQLQNLESEIECLEKELLDVRRGIEKQLQEHEILLNTRMKLEEEIATYRSLLEQEENRFRCTVGDQKDDKKPTTSKIAFTLPSDGVKKHETEKVELMTKQAILDGNIMKESAEAHGTVQTEKVDEVIKEWEGSFFKDNPRLRKKSVSLRFDLHLAATDEGCLHAKKKTLPDIEVRLPDLTVSEATSLTPMTAQIHPEL; this is encoded by the exons atggagcTGGCCCGGCTCCTCAGTCAGAGCGGGGCAAAGTATGAAACGCTCAGCACCAGAAATCAGATAGAGACCGTCAGCCCAGCGAGGACCCAG CTAGAAGAAGCTACGATTAAAAGAATGGACAAAGATGCAGAGGCATTAAAGGCAGCCAGAGCAGAACTTTGTGAAGCGAGACGGCAGTGGCACCACATGCAGATTGAAATTGAATCTCTCCACGCTGTG gaaaagggTTTGGAACGTTCATTGCGTGCCACCGAGCAGCAGTACCACATGCAACTACAAAATTTAGAATCTGAGATTGAATGCTTAGAGAAAGAGCTCCTGGACGTGAGAAGAGGTATTGAGAAACAGCTGCAAGAGCATGAAATTCTCCTGAACACGAGGATGAAACTGGAGGAGGAGATAGCAACATATCGCAGTCTGCTTGAGCAAGAAGAGAACAG gtttcgTTGCACTGTAGGTGACCAGAAAGATGACAAAAAGCCTACCACTAGCAAGATTGCCTTTACACTGCCTTCAG atggTGTAAAGAAGCATGAAACTGAGAAGGTGGAACTGATGACAAAACAAGCAATCCTAGACGGAAATATTATGAAGGAAAGCGCTGAAGCTCACGGCACTGTACA GACAGAAAAAGTGGATGAAGTCATTAAAGAATGGGAAGGTTCTTTCTTTAAGGACAACCCCCGCTTAAGGAAAAAATCAGTTTCGTTGCGCTTTGATCTCCACCTAGCAGCAACGGATGAAGGATGTTTACACGCTAAAAAGAAAACTCTTCCCGACATCGAAGTCAGGCTG CCTGACCTCACGGTTTCTGAAGCCACCTCCCTGACCCCAATGACTGCACAAATTCATCCTGAGCTGTGA
- the KRT222 gene encoding keratin-like protein KRT222 isoform X4, with protein sequence MDKDAEALKAARAELCEARRQWHHMQIEIESLHAVEKGLERSLRATEQQYHMQLQNLESEIECLEKELLDVRRGIEKQLQEHEILLNTRMKLEEEIATYRSLLEQEENRFRCTVGDQKDDKKPTTSKIAFTLPSDGVKKHETEKVELMTKQAILDGNIMKESAEAHGTVQTEKVDEVIKEWEGSFFKDNPRLRKKSVSLRFDLHLAATDEGCLHAKKKTLPDIEVRLVMRRSCSIPSIKP encoded by the exons ATGGACAAAGATGCAGAGGCATTAAAGGCAGCCAGAGCAGAACTTTGTGAAGCGAGACGGCAGTGGCACCACATGCAGATTGAAATTGAATCTCTCCACGCTGTG gaaaagggTTTGGAACGTTCATTGCGTGCCACCGAGCAGCAGTACCACATGCAACTACAAAATTTAGAATCTGAGATTGAATGCTTAGAGAAAGAGCTCCTGGACGTGAGAAGAGGTATTGAGAAACAGCTGCAAGAGCATGAAATTCTCCTGAACACGAGGATGAAACTGGAGGAGGAGATAGCAACATATCGCAGTCTGCTTGAGCAAGAAGAGAACAG gtttcgTTGCACTGTAGGTGACCAGAAAGATGACAAAAAGCCTACCACTAGCAAGATTGCCTTTACACTGCCTTCAG atggTGTAAAGAAGCATGAAACTGAGAAGGTGGAACTGATGACAAAACAAGCAATCCTAGACGGAAATATTATGAAGGAAAGCGCTGAAGCTCACGGCACTGTACA GACAGAAAAAGTGGATGAAGTCATTAAAGAATGGGAAGGTTCTTTCTTTAAGGACAACCCCCGCTTAAGGAAAAAATCAGTTTCGTTGCGCTTTGATCTCCACCTAGCAGCAACGGATGAAGGATGTTTACACGCTAAAAAGAAAACTCTTCCCGACATCGAAGTCAGGCTGGTAATGAGGAGATCTTGCAGTATTCCTTCCATCAAACCTTAG
- the KRT222 gene encoding keratin-like protein KRT222 isoform X2 has protein sequence MELARLLSQSGAKYETLSTRNQIETVSPARTQLEEATIKRMDKDAEALKAARAELCEARRQWHHMQIEIESLHAVEKGLERSLRATEQQYHMQLQNLESEIECLEKELLDVRRGIEKQLQEHEILLNTRMKLEEEIATYRSLLEQEENRFRCTVGDQKDDKKPTTSKIAFTLPSDGVKKHETEKVELMTKQAILDGNIMKESAEAHGTVQTEKVDEVIKEWEGSFFKDNPRLRKKSVSLRFDLHLAATDEGCLHAKKKTLPDIEVRLVMRRSCSIPSIKP, from the exons atggagcTGGCCCGGCTCCTCAGTCAGAGCGGGGCAAAGTATGAAACGCTCAGCACCAGAAATCAGATAGAGACCGTCAGCCCAGCGAGGACCCAG CTAGAAGAAGCTACGATTAAAAGAATGGACAAAGATGCAGAGGCATTAAAGGCAGCCAGAGCAGAACTTTGTGAAGCGAGACGGCAGTGGCACCACATGCAGATTGAAATTGAATCTCTCCACGCTGTG gaaaagggTTTGGAACGTTCATTGCGTGCCACCGAGCAGCAGTACCACATGCAACTACAAAATTTAGAATCTGAGATTGAATGCTTAGAGAAAGAGCTCCTGGACGTGAGAAGAGGTATTGAGAAACAGCTGCAAGAGCATGAAATTCTCCTGAACACGAGGATGAAACTGGAGGAGGAGATAGCAACATATCGCAGTCTGCTTGAGCAAGAAGAGAACAG gtttcgTTGCACTGTAGGTGACCAGAAAGATGACAAAAAGCCTACCACTAGCAAGATTGCCTTTACACTGCCTTCAG atggTGTAAAGAAGCATGAAACTGAGAAGGTGGAACTGATGACAAAACAAGCAATCCTAGACGGAAATATTATGAAGGAAAGCGCTGAAGCTCACGGCACTGTACA GACAGAAAAAGTGGATGAAGTCATTAAAGAATGGGAAGGTTCTTTCTTTAAGGACAACCCCCGCTTAAGGAAAAAATCAGTTTCGTTGCGCTTTGATCTCCACCTAGCAGCAACGGATGAAGGATGTTTACACGCTAAAAAGAAAACTCTTCCCGACATCGAAGTCAGGCTGGTAATGAGGAGATCTTGCAGTATTCCTTCCATCAAACCTTAG
- the LOC141732727 gene encoding keratin, type I cytoskeletal 12-like has translation MALSVRTSGGSRQLSSRSGLGGGSLRMSGSSGGGGFGGSGLGFGGGSGGGFGAASMLGSGSGLSGGFGGSLSSGFGGGFGGGLGGSYGSGLGGGFGGGLGSGFGGGLGSGFGSSSGTSFGGGFGSGSGSGFGGGFGTPGAGDGGLLSGSKKETMQNLNDRLAAYLDKVRSLEDANTELERKIREWYEKNGPADGVTGAGNDYSKYYPIIEDLRNKIINATIDNARIILQIDNARLAADDFRLKYENEVALRQSVEADINGLRRVLDELTLTRADLEMQIESLNEELAYLKKNHEEELQGIQSSAVGQVSVEMDAAPGIDLTKLLNDMRGQYEVIAEQNRKEAEAWFNEKSGELKREISTNTEQLQSGKSEITDLKRTLQSLEIELQSQLAMKKSLEDTLAETEGGYCAQLSQMQLQIGNLESQLFQVRADMERQNAEYQQLLDIKTRLEMEIETYRRLLDGEFVSAGQGVTFESSSLTGSKSQTQSLDSSQDPTKTRKIKTIVEEVVDGKVVASHVKEVEEKI, from the exons ATGGCCCTGTCTGTGCGCACAAGTGGTGGATCCCGGCAGCTCTCGTCTCGCAGTGGGCTTGGTGGGGGATCTCTGAGAATGTCTGGTTCTAGCGGTGGCGGAGGCTTTGGTGGCAGCGGACTTGGGTTTGGTGGTGGATCTGGCGGAGGTTTTGGTGCTGCTTCTATGCTCGGCTCAGGCTCTGGCCTCAgtgggggctttgggggcagCTTAAGTAGTGGCTTCGGCGGAGGCTTTGGCGGTGGGTTAGGTGGTAGCTATGGAAGTGGCTTAGGTGGTGGTTTTGGTGGAGGTTTAGGAAGTGGTTTTGGCGGAGGTTTAGGAAGTGGTTTTGGCAGCAGCTCAGGCACTAGTTTTGGAGGTGGCTTTGGTAGTGGCTCAGGATCTGGTTTTGGAGGTGGCTTTGGCACCCCTGGTGCTGGGGATGGTGGCCTTCTTTCTGGCTCAAAAAAAGAAACTATGCAGAACCTCAATGACCGTCTGGCTGCTTATCTGGACAAAGTACGATCTCTGGAGGATGCCAATACTGAGCTGGAGCGCAAAATCCGCGAGTGGTATGAGAAAAACGGCCCCGCAGATGGTGTCACTGGAGCTGGGAATGATTATAGTAAATATTATCCTATAATTGAAGATCTTCGAAACAAG ATCATTAATGCAACTATTGACAATGCAAGAATCATTTTGCAGATTGATAATGCCAGACTGGCTGCTGATGATTTCAGACTGAA ATATGAGAATGAAGTGGCTCTTCGCCAGAGTGTGGAAGCCGACATCAATGGTCTGCGCAGAGTTCTTGATGAGCTCACCTTGACAAGAGCTGATTTGGAGATGCAGATTGAAAGCCTGAACGAAGAACTGGCTTATCTCAAGAAGAATCATGAGGAg GAGCTTCAGGGTATCCAAAGCAGTGCAGTTGGCCAAGTCAGCGTTGAAATGGATGCTGCTCCAGGAATTGACCTGACCAAGCTTCTGAATGACATGAGGGGACAGTATGAAGTCATTGCTGAGCAAAATCGTAAAGAGGCTGAAGCATGGTTCAACGAAAAA AGCGGGGAGCTGAAAAGGGAAATCTCCACCAATACTGAGCAGCTTCAGTCAGGCAAGAGTGAGATCACAGACTTAAAACGGACTCTCCAGAGCTTGGAAATTGAACTACAATCTCAGCTTGCCATG AAAAAATCCCTTGAGGACACTTTAGCAGAAACGGAAGGAGGTTACTGCGCTCAGCTTTCACAAATGCAACTTCAGATTGGGAACCTGGAGTCTCAGCTGTTTCAGGTCAGGGCTGACATGGAGCGCCAGAATGCGGAGTATCAACAACTTCTAGACATCAAGACTCGCCTGGAAATGGAGATTGAAACCTATCGTCGCCTGCTGGATGGCGAGTTTGT GAGCGCAGGACAGGGAGTTACATTTGAAAGCTCATCCTTGACAGGGTCCAAATCACAAACGCAATCACTGGATTCTTCTCAGG atCCTACCAAAACTAGAAAGATCAAGACAATTGTTGAAGAAGTGGTAGATGGAAAAGTTGTTGCATCCCACGTTAAGGAAGTCGAAGAGAAGATATAA